In a genomic window of Rhododendron vialii isolate Sample 1 chromosome 12a, ASM3025357v1:
- the LOC131309968 gene encoding lysine-specific demethylase JMJ26-like isoform X1: MAVEERVASGVPPDHLRCGRMFGTYRQCPGWKMNGKSLCEKHIRLKMLDKNSSSSAVSRVSNDQRKRKKGEKEDGKDHLRCGRIFGTNRRCPGWKMNGKSLCEKHIRLKMLDKNSSSSAVSRVSNDQRKRKRGKKDDGKDERDAEESGKKRTVGRKKKKVEKVPRGKNPEDGESNGGRGKRKARLKQNSSRVGARRKHFSTDGGYDKFQMCHQCQCTKRVVRCRNVIPQSSNPSTEEHCRNVIPKSSNPSIEKHCRKRYCPPCIETWYPRLSEDAIAEKCPYCRGNCNCKTCLRRTDVLMSTGIAGVPDSKDERIHRLNYMVHVLYPFLKQFDHEQELEKNMEAKIQGLSPLHVEIPQAVCDKDKRVYCNNCRTSIADFHRSCPNCKYDLCLTCCREIREGCLRSDRDEIVVRYFDRGESYLHGGEPLISPDQINSSISFDSKPKPEWKATETGCIPCPPEEMGGCDHDHLDLKSIFPESVSELRKKVEKLVKTQIFAKVPGVSEEHCSCLKMNGEVDVGNGKLRQASSRKDAKDNYLYCPLTSDIQQGDLEHFQSHLVTGEPVIVRNVHEFTNGLSWEPMVMWRAFRELTRTKGSNSDVTVTVADCLDWCEVSLLKAEINIHQFFKGYLEGRYDRNDWPKMLKLKNWPPSNLLEERLPRHAAEFILALPYLEYTHPCSGILNLASKLPKDALKPDLGPKTYIAYGFSEELGRGDSVTKLHCDMSDAVNVLIHTSEVKPTSHQLSKIKKLKKKHADHDLEEIMGTGCADNNVRRKGRQGTGGGCGKKMAGRKLSNGLGIKSEHFRNEDANAANFQEGGTRNKTEEWSPGENNTVHPNNLQVDSISEKNWNELETADGGAVWDIFRRQDVPKLGEYLKKHHKEFRHLYCNPVPQVIHPIHDQAFYLTSHHKWKLKEDFGVEPWTFVQELGEAVVIPAGCPHQVRNFKSCIKVALDFVSPENIVECIRLTNEFRLLPRNHCAKDDKLEVKKISLYALKETVKDLEQLTRTA; this comes from the exons ATGGCGGTCGAGGAGCGAGTCGCATCGGGTGTGCCGCCGGACCACCTGCGTTGCGGTAGGATGTTCGGAACGTACCGGCAGTGTCCCGGTTGGAAGATGAACGGCAAGAGTTTGTGCGAGAAGCATATTCGCCTGAAGATGCTCGACAAAAACTCTTCATCTTCTGctgtttctagggtttcgaacgaccagaggaagagaaagaagggggaaaaagaaGACGGAAAGGACCACCTGCGTTGCGGTAGGATTTTCGGAACGAACCGGCGGTGTCCCGGTTGGAAGATGAACGGCAAGAGTTTGTGCGAGAAGCATATTCGCCTAAAGATGCTCGACAAAAACTCTTCGTCTTCTGctgtttctagggtttcgaacgaccagaggaagagaaagagggggaaaaaagacGACGGAAAGGATGAGAGAGACGCTGAAGAGAGTGGGAAAAAAAGAACAGTTGgacggaagaagaagaaggttgaGAAAGTTCCCAGAGGGAAAAATCCAGAGGATGGCGAAAGTAATGGTGGGAGAG GTAAGAGAAAGGCTCGCTTGAAGCAAAATAGCTCGCGCGTCGGTGCTAGAAGGAAGCATTTCAGTACGGAT GGGGGTTACGATAAATTCCAAATGTGCCATCAATGCCAGTGTACTAAGAGGGTGGTCCGGTGTCGCAATGTCATTCCCCAGAGCTCGAATCCAAGTACTGAAGAACATTGTCGCAATGTCATTCCCAAGAGCTCGAATCCAAGCATTGAAAAACATTGCCGGAAACGTTACTGTCCCCCTTGCATTGAGACATG GTACCCTCGACTATCGGAGGATGCAATAGCCGAGAAATGCCCATATTGTCGTGGCAACTGCAATTGCAAAACTTGTTTGCGACGAACAGATGTACTCATG AGTACTGGAATTGCTGGAGTGCCCGACAGCAAGGATGAAAGGATTCATCGCTTGAATTATATGGTACATGTACTCTATCCGTTTTTGAAACAATTTGATCATGAACAAGAACTGGAAAAGAATATGGAAGCTAAGATTCAAG GATTGTCACCGTTGCATGTAGAGATACCGCAGGCTGTTTGTGATAAAGATAAACGTGTTTATTG CAACAACTGTAGAACCTCTATAGCAGATTTTCACAGAAGCTGCCCCAATTGCAAATATGATCTGTGCTTGACTTGTTGTCGAGAAATTCGAGAGGGTTGCCTCCGAAGTGATCGCGATGAGATTGTGGTGCGTTATTTTGACAGAGGGGAGTCTTACTTGCATGGAGGAGAACCTCTTATCTCACCAGATCAAATCAATTCTTCTATTTCATTTGATAGTAAGCCAAAACCTGAGTGGAAAGCAACAGAAACTGGTTGTATACCTTGCCCACCGGAGGAAATGGGTGGTTGTGACCATGACCACTTGGACTTGAAGAGTATTTTTCCAGAAAGTGTTTCCGAATTAAGAAAGAAAGTTGAAAAATTAGTCAAAACCCAGATATTTGCCAAAGTGCCAGGAGTTTCTGAAGAGCACTGCTCTTGTCTGAAAATGAATGGTGAGGTAGATGTTGGTAATGGCAAACTTCGTCAAGCTTCTTCTAGAAAAGATGCCAAGGACAACTATTTGTACTGCCCTTTGACAAGTGATATTCAACAAGGGGATCTAGAGCACTTCCAGAGTCATTTGGTCACGGGAGAGCCAGTAATTGTTCGGAACGTCCATGAATTTACAAATGGATTGAGCTGGGAGCCGATGGTAATGTGGCGTGCATTCCGTGAATTAACACGTACCAAAGGTTCCAACTCAGATGTGACGGTGACAGTAGCTGATTGTCTTGATTGGTGCGAGGTAAGCCTTCTAAAG GCCGAAATAAACATTCACCAATTCTTCAAAGGGTATTTAGAAGGTCGATATGATAGAAATGATTGGCCTAAGATGCTCAAACTGAAAAATTGGCCCCCATCTAACTTGCTGGAGGAACGTTTACCACGCCATGCTGCAGAGTTCATTCTCGCCTTGCCATATTTAGAGTACACACATCCCTGTTCCGGTATTCTTAATTTGGCTTCAAAGTTGCCTAAGGATGCATTGAAACCAGATCTAGGTCCAAAAACCTATATAGCGTATGGATTCTCCGAAGAGCTTGGACGTGGAGATTCTGTGACCAAGCTTCATTGCGACATGTCAGACGCG GTGAATGTGCTGATACATACATCAGAAGTGAAGCCTACTTCTCACCAGCTTTCCAagataaaaaaactaaaaaagaagcATGCTGACCATGACCTAGAAGAAATCATGGGTACTGGCTGTGCAGACAATAATGTGAGAAGAAAGGGGAGACAGGGGACAGGAGGTGGTTGTGGGAAAAAGATGGCGGGGAGGAAATTGTCAAATGGATTGGGTATTAAGTCAGAACATTTTCGCAATGAGGATGCCAATGCTGCCAATTTTCAGGAAGGGGGAACTAGAAATAAAACAGAGGAGTGGAGTCCAGGGGAGAATAATACTGTTCATCCTAATAATTTGCAAGTTGATTCTATTTCTGAGAAGAATTGGAATGAATTGGAGACAGCAGATGGAGGTGCTGTTTGGGATATTTTCCGGCGGCAGGATGTTCCCAAGCTGGGGGAATATCTTAAAAAGCACCATAAGGAGTTCAGGCACCTGTATTGCAATCCAGTACCACAG GTTATTCACCCTATTCACGATCAGGCATTCTACTTGACCTCGCATCACAAATGGAAGCTAAAAGAAGATTTTG GAGTTGAACCTTGGACATTTGTGCAAGAACTTGGAGAAGCAGTCGTCATACCTGCTGGATGTCCTCATCAAGTTAGAAACTTTAAG TCATGTATAAAGGTTGCTCTCGACTTCGTGTCACCTGAAAACATAGTAGAGTGCATTCGTTTGACTAATGAATTTCGTCTTCTTCCTAGAAACCATTGTGCTAAGGATGACAAACTAGAG
- the LOC131309968 gene encoding lysine-specific demethylase JMJ26-like isoform X4, whose product MAVEERVASGVPPDHLRCGRMFGTYRQCPGWKMNGKSLCEKHIRLKMLDKNSSSSAVSRVSNDQRKRKKGEKEDGKDHLRCGRIFGTNRRCPGWKMNGKSLCEKHIRLKMLDKNSSSSAVSRVSNDQRKRKRGKKDDGKDERDAEESGKKRTVGRKKKKVEKVPRGKNPEDGESNGGRGKRKARLKQNSSRVGARRKHFSTDGGYDKFQMCHQCQCTKRVVRCRNVIPKSSNPSIEKHCRKRYCPPCIETWYPRLSEDAIAEKCPYCRGNCNCKTCLRRTDVLMSTGIAGVPDSKDERIHRLNYMVHVLYPFLKQFDHEQELEKNMEAKIQGLSPLHVEIPQAVCDKDKRVYCNNCRTSIADFHRSCPNCKYDLCLTCCREIREGCLRSDRDEIVVRYFDRGESYLHGGEPLISPDQINSSISFDSKPKPEWKATETGCIPCPPEEMGGCDHDHLDLKSIFPESVSELRKKVEKLVKTQIFAKVPGVSEEHCSCLKMNGEVDVGNGKLRQASSRKDAKDNYLYCPLTSDIQQGDLEHFQSHLVTGEPVIVRNVHEFTNGLSWEPMVMWRAFRELTRTKGSNSDVTVTVADCLDWCEVSLLKAEINIHQFFKGYLEGRYDRNDWPKMLKLKNWPPSNLLEERLPRHAAEFILALPYLEYTHPCSGILNLASKLPKDALKPDLGPKTYIAYGFSEELGRGDSVTKLHCDMSDAVNVLIHTSEVKPTSHQLSKIKKLKKKHADHDLEEIMGTGCADNNVRRKGRQGTGGGCGKKMAGRKLSNGLGIKSEHFRNEDANAANFQEGGTRNKTEEWSPGENNTVHPNNLQVDSISEKNWNELETADGGAVWDIFRRQDVPKLGEYLKKHHKEFRHLYCNPVPQVIHPIHDQAFYLTSHHKWKLKEDFGVEPWTFVQELGEAVVIPAGCPHQVRNFKSCIKVALDFVSPENIVECIRLTNEFRLLPRNHCAKDDKLEVKKISLYALKETVKDLEQLTRTA is encoded by the exons ATGGCGGTCGAGGAGCGAGTCGCATCGGGTGTGCCGCCGGACCACCTGCGTTGCGGTAGGATGTTCGGAACGTACCGGCAGTGTCCCGGTTGGAAGATGAACGGCAAGAGTTTGTGCGAGAAGCATATTCGCCTGAAGATGCTCGACAAAAACTCTTCATCTTCTGctgtttctagggtttcgaacgaccagaggaagagaaagaagggggaaaaagaaGACGGAAAGGACCACCTGCGTTGCGGTAGGATTTTCGGAACGAACCGGCGGTGTCCCGGTTGGAAGATGAACGGCAAGAGTTTGTGCGAGAAGCATATTCGCCTAAAGATGCTCGACAAAAACTCTTCGTCTTCTGctgtttctagggtttcgaacgaccagaggaagagaaagagggggaaaaaagacGACGGAAAGGATGAGAGAGACGCTGAAGAGAGTGGGAAAAAAAGAACAGTTGgacggaagaagaagaaggttgaGAAAGTTCCCAGAGGGAAAAATCCAGAGGATGGCGAAAGTAATGGTGGGAGAG GTAAGAGAAAGGCTCGCTTGAAGCAAAATAGCTCGCGCGTCGGTGCTAGAAGGAAGCATTTCAGTACGGAT GGGGGTTACGATAAATTCCAAATGTGCCATCAATGCCAGTGTACTAAGAGGGTGGTCCGG TGTCGCAATGTCATTCCCAAGAGCTCGAATCCAAGCATTGAAAAACATTGCCGGAAACGTTACTGTCCCCCTTGCATTGAGACATG GTACCCTCGACTATCGGAGGATGCAATAGCCGAGAAATGCCCATATTGTCGTGGCAACTGCAATTGCAAAACTTGTTTGCGACGAACAGATGTACTCATG AGTACTGGAATTGCTGGAGTGCCCGACAGCAAGGATGAAAGGATTCATCGCTTGAATTATATGGTACATGTACTCTATCCGTTTTTGAAACAATTTGATCATGAACAAGAACTGGAAAAGAATATGGAAGCTAAGATTCAAG GATTGTCACCGTTGCATGTAGAGATACCGCAGGCTGTTTGTGATAAAGATAAACGTGTTTATTG CAACAACTGTAGAACCTCTATAGCAGATTTTCACAGAAGCTGCCCCAATTGCAAATATGATCTGTGCTTGACTTGTTGTCGAGAAATTCGAGAGGGTTGCCTCCGAAGTGATCGCGATGAGATTGTGGTGCGTTATTTTGACAGAGGGGAGTCTTACTTGCATGGAGGAGAACCTCTTATCTCACCAGATCAAATCAATTCTTCTATTTCATTTGATAGTAAGCCAAAACCTGAGTGGAAAGCAACAGAAACTGGTTGTATACCTTGCCCACCGGAGGAAATGGGTGGTTGTGACCATGACCACTTGGACTTGAAGAGTATTTTTCCAGAAAGTGTTTCCGAATTAAGAAAGAAAGTTGAAAAATTAGTCAAAACCCAGATATTTGCCAAAGTGCCAGGAGTTTCTGAAGAGCACTGCTCTTGTCTGAAAATGAATGGTGAGGTAGATGTTGGTAATGGCAAACTTCGTCAAGCTTCTTCTAGAAAAGATGCCAAGGACAACTATTTGTACTGCCCTTTGACAAGTGATATTCAACAAGGGGATCTAGAGCACTTCCAGAGTCATTTGGTCACGGGAGAGCCAGTAATTGTTCGGAACGTCCATGAATTTACAAATGGATTGAGCTGGGAGCCGATGGTAATGTGGCGTGCATTCCGTGAATTAACACGTACCAAAGGTTCCAACTCAGATGTGACGGTGACAGTAGCTGATTGTCTTGATTGGTGCGAGGTAAGCCTTCTAAAG GCCGAAATAAACATTCACCAATTCTTCAAAGGGTATTTAGAAGGTCGATATGATAGAAATGATTGGCCTAAGATGCTCAAACTGAAAAATTGGCCCCCATCTAACTTGCTGGAGGAACGTTTACCACGCCATGCTGCAGAGTTCATTCTCGCCTTGCCATATTTAGAGTACACACATCCCTGTTCCGGTATTCTTAATTTGGCTTCAAAGTTGCCTAAGGATGCATTGAAACCAGATCTAGGTCCAAAAACCTATATAGCGTATGGATTCTCCGAAGAGCTTGGACGTGGAGATTCTGTGACCAAGCTTCATTGCGACATGTCAGACGCG GTGAATGTGCTGATACATACATCAGAAGTGAAGCCTACTTCTCACCAGCTTTCCAagataaaaaaactaaaaaagaagcATGCTGACCATGACCTAGAAGAAATCATGGGTACTGGCTGTGCAGACAATAATGTGAGAAGAAAGGGGAGACAGGGGACAGGAGGTGGTTGTGGGAAAAAGATGGCGGGGAGGAAATTGTCAAATGGATTGGGTATTAAGTCAGAACATTTTCGCAATGAGGATGCCAATGCTGCCAATTTTCAGGAAGGGGGAACTAGAAATAAAACAGAGGAGTGGAGTCCAGGGGAGAATAATACTGTTCATCCTAATAATTTGCAAGTTGATTCTATTTCTGAGAAGAATTGGAATGAATTGGAGACAGCAGATGGAGGTGCTGTTTGGGATATTTTCCGGCGGCAGGATGTTCCCAAGCTGGGGGAATATCTTAAAAAGCACCATAAGGAGTTCAGGCACCTGTATTGCAATCCAGTACCACAG GTTATTCACCCTATTCACGATCAGGCATTCTACTTGACCTCGCATCACAAATGGAAGCTAAAAGAAGATTTTG GAGTTGAACCTTGGACATTTGTGCAAGAACTTGGAGAAGCAGTCGTCATACCTGCTGGATGTCCTCATCAAGTTAGAAACTTTAAG TCATGTATAAAGGTTGCTCTCGACTTCGTGTCACCTGAAAACATAGTAGAGTGCATTCGTTTGACTAATGAATTTCGTCTTCTTCCTAGAAACCATTGTGCTAAGGATGACAAACTAGAG
- the LOC131309968 gene encoding lysine-specific demethylase JMJ26-like isoform X3 — protein MAVEERVASGVPPDHLRCGRMFGTYRQCPGWKMNGKSLCEKHIRLKMLDKNSSSSAVSRVSNDQRKRKKGEKEDGKDHLRCGRIFGTNRRCPGWKMNGKSLCEKHIRLKMLDKNSSSSAVSRVSNDQRKRKRGKKDDGKDERDAEESGKKRTVGRKKKKVEKVPRGKNPEDGESNGGRGKRKARLKQNSSRVGARRKHFSTDGGYDKFQMCHQCQCTKRVVRCRNVIPQSSNPSTEEHCRNVIPKSSNPSIEKHCRKRYCPPCIETWYPRLSEDAIAEKCPYCRGNCNCKTCLRRTDVLMSTGIAGVPDSKDERIHRLNYMVHVLYPFLKQFDHEQELEKNMEAKIQGLSPLHVEIPQAVCDKDKRVYCNNCRTSIADFHRSCPNCKYDLCLTCCREIREGCLRSDRDEIVVRYFDRGESYLHGGEPLISPDQINSSISFDSKPKPEWKATETGCIPCPPEEMGGCDHDHLDLKSIFPESVSELRKKVEKLVKTQIFAKVPGVSEEHCSCLKMNGEVDVGNGKLRQASSRKDAKDNYLYCPLTSDIQQGDLEHFQSHLVTGEPVIVRNVHEFTNGLSWEPMVMWRAFRELTRTKGSNSDVTVTVADCLDWCEAEINIHQFFKGYLEGRYDRNDWPKMLKLKNWPPSNLLEERLPRHAAEFILALPYLEYTHPCSGILNLASKLPKDALKPDLGPKTYIAYGFSEELGRGDSVTKLHCDMSDAVNVLIHTSEVKPTSHQLSKIKKLKKKHADHDLEEIMGTGCADNNVRRKGRQGTGGGCGKKMAGRKLSNGLGIKSEHFRNEDANAANFQEGGTRNKTEEWSPGENNTVHPNNLQVDSISEKNWNELETADGGAVWDIFRRQDVPKLGEYLKKHHKEFRHLYCNPVPQVIHPIHDQAFYLTSHHKWKLKEDFGVEPWTFVQELGEAVVIPAGCPHQVRNFKSCIKVALDFVSPENIVECIRLTNEFRLLPRNHCAKDDKLEVKKISLYALKETVKDLEQLTRTA, from the exons ATGGCGGTCGAGGAGCGAGTCGCATCGGGTGTGCCGCCGGACCACCTGCGTTGCGGTAGGATGTTCGGAACGTACCGGCAGTGTCCCGGTTGGAAGATGAACGGCAAGAGTTTGTGCGAGAAGCATATTCGCCTGAAGATGCTCGACAAAAACTCTTCATCTTCTGctgtttctagggtttcgaacgaccagaggaagagaaagaagggggaaaaagaaGACGGAAAGGACCACCTGCGTTGCGGTAGGATTTTCGGAACGAACCGGCGGTGTCCCGGTTGGAAGATGAACGGCAAGAGTTTGTGCGAGAAGCATATTCGCCTAAAGATGCTCGACAAAAACTCTTCGTCTTCTGctgtttctagggtttcgaacgaccagaggaagagaaagagggggaaaaaagacGACGGAAAGGATGAGAGAGACGCTGAAGAGAGTGGGAAAAAAAGAACAGTTGgacggaagaagaagaaggttgaGAAAGTTCCCAGAGGGAAAAATCCAGAGGATGGCGAAAGTAATGGTGGGAGAG GTAAGAGAAAGGCTCGCTTGAAGCAAAATAGCTCGCGCGTCGGTGCTAGAAGGAAGCATTTCAGTACGGAT GGGGGTTACGATAAATTCCAAATGTGCCATCAATGCCAGTGTACTAAGAGGGTGGTCCGGTGTCGCAATGTCATTCCCCAGAGCTCGAATCCAAGTACTGAAGAACATTGTCGCAATGTCATTCCCAAGAGCTCGAATCCAAGCATTGAAAAACATTGCCGGAAACGTTACTGTCCCCCTTGCATTGAGACATG GTACCCTCGACTATCGGAGGATGCAATAGCCGAGAAATGCCCATATTGTCGTGGCAACTGCAATTGCAAAACTTGTTTGCGACGAACAGATGTACTCATG AGTACTGGAATTGCTGGAGTGCCCGACAGCAAGGATGAAAGGATTCATCGCTTGAATTATATGGTACATGTACTCTATCCGTTTTTGAAACAATTTGATCATGAACAAGAACTGGAAAAGAATATGGAAGCTAAGATTCAAG GATTGTCACCGTTGCATGTAGAGATACCGCAGGCTGTTTGTGATAAAGATAAACGTGTTTATTG CAACAACTGTAGAACCTCTATAGCAGATTTTCACAGAAGCTGCCCCAATTGCAAATATGATCTGTGCTTGACTTGTTGTCGAGAAATTCGAGAGGGTTGCCTCCGAAGTGATCGCGATGAGATTGTGGTGCGTTATTTTGACAGAGGGGAGTCTTACTTGCATGGAGGAGAACCTCTTATCTCACCAGATCAAATCAATTCTTCTATTTCATTTGATAGTAAGCCAAAACCTGAGTGGAAAGCAACAGAAACTGGTTGTATACCTTGCCCACCGGAGGAAATGGGTGGTTGTGACCATGACCACTTGGACTTGAAGAGTATTTTTCCAGAAAGTGTTTCCGAATTAAGAAAGAAAGTTGAAAAATTAGTCAAAACCCAGATATTTGCCAAAGTGCCAGGAGTTTCTGAAGAGCACTGCTCTTGTCTGAAAATGAATGGTGAGGTAGATGTTGGTAATGGCAAACTTCGTCAAGCTTCTTCTAGAAAAGATGCCAAGGACAACTATTTGTACTGCCCTTTGACAAGTGATATTCAACAAGGGGATCTAGAGCACTTCCAGAGTCATTTGGTCACGGGAGAGCCAGTAATTGTTCGGAACGTCCATGAATTTACAAATGGATTGAGCTGGGAGCCGATGGTAATGTGGCGTGCATTCCGTGAATTAACACGTACCAAAGGTTCCAACTCAGATGTGACGGTGACAGTAGCTGATTGTCTTGATTGGTGCGAG GCCGAAATAAACATTCACCAATTCTTCAAAGGGTATTTAGAAGGTCGATATGATAGAAATGATTGGCCTAAGATGCTCAAACTGAAAAATTGGCCCCCATCTAACTTGCTGGAGGAACGTTTACCACGCCATGCTGCAGAGTTCATTCTCGCCTTGCCATATTTAGAGTACACACATCCCTGTTCCGGTATTCTTAATTTGGCTTCAAAGTTGCCTAAGGATGCATTGAAACCAGATCTAGGTCCAAAAACCTATATAGCGTATGGATTCTCCGAAGAGCTTGGACGTGGAGATTCTGTGACCAAGCTTCATTGCGACATGTCAGACGCG GTGAATGTGCTGATACATACATCAGAAGTGAAGCCTACTTCTCACCAGCTTTCCAagataaaaaaactaaaaaagaagcATGCTGACCATGACCTAGAAGAAATCATGGGTACTGGCTGTGCAGACAATAATGTGAGAAGAAAGGGGAGACAGGGGACAGGAGGTGGTTGTGGGAAAAAGATGGCGGGGAGGAAATTGTCAAATGGATTGGGTATTAAGTCAGAACATTTTCGCAATGAGGATGCCAATGCTGCCAATTTTCAGGAAGGGGGAACTAGAAATAAAACAGAGGAGTGGAGTCCAGGGGAGAATAATACTGTTCATCCTAATAATTTGCAAGTTGATTCTATTTCTGAGAAGAATTGGAATGAATTGGAGACAGCAGATGGAGGTGCTGTTTGGGATATTTTCCGGCGGCAGGATGTTCCCAAGCTGGGGGAATATCTTAAAAAGCACCATAAGGAGTTCAGGCACCTGTATTGCAATCCAGTACCACAG GTTATTCACCCTATTCACGATCAGGCATTCTACTTGACCTCGCATCACAAATGGAAGCTAAAAGAAGATTTTG GAGTTGAACCTTGGACATTTGTGCAAGAACTTGGAGAAGCAGTCGTCATACCTGCTGGATGTCCTCATCAAGTTAGAAACTTTAAG TCATGTATAAAGGTTGCTCTCGACTTCGTGTCACCTGAAAACATAGTAGAGTGCATTCGTTTGACTAATGAATTTCGTCTTCTTCCTAGAAACCATTGTGCTAAGGATGACAAACTAGAG